Part of the Sylvia atricapilla isolate bSylAtr1 chromosome 1, bSylAtr1.pri, whole genome shotgun sequence genome, gggatgaaaatatgaaaataatcaTCTCGGTTCTTCCCTGAAGGGTAAAATCTCTTTGCTTCATGCATGCATGAAAGCTCTGCCCAGCAGGCTAGGAACACACCTGTGTTCTGTTCCACATCACTGAAGCCCGTGAGTGGCCCAGCTTGTTTCTGCAAGGGCCTCTGTCGTAATGTCGTAAGAAAATAtcattctgaaaaagaaaaggagaagctgTAAGAGCAGGTTACAGAACTGCAGGGAGAGGTTCAATACCAGAGTGGAAACACAACCTTCCTGGCACTGTTTTGAAattgccagcagccagcagacaAGTTCACATGTCTTCTAAATAATTATCTAGAATAACTTCTCGCAGTTTCAGAAATTGGTGTATGTTTGACACCTGAGCTATCATACAGCACCTTTCCTCCTccacttttaaaaagcataagCACATGAGTTGCACCTATTGCACAAGTACCTGGTCTATAATTTGATGATGATAAAGGGGACTGAAAACAACAGGCATTTCTGAAAACTAGCAATGTGAGGGATCATCTTCCTGAAGTATTCCACCTTCTGTTCTCCTGATGTACCTCCTTcacagtaattttcttcttagacTTAACATCAAAATATAGAAAGTACAAAAATCCCGTTTCATTTCTCCTTTACCATTAATACTTACTAACTACCcattcttttcttcagaaggtGACTCATTCCCTGCATTACCCTCTCTAAACCACTGTACTGTAACCTGATGCTGCTTCCCCTTTcattttcagctctgctctctggcttTGCAGGTATTACCTTCATCTACGCCTGGAGCTCCCCCACACATTTAGAAAAACTAAATTTGAATCACAGAACTacagtttctttctctctttctccctttgaaCTGACAAAAACTCTATAAGGGCATGTCTGTGGAGTCTGCAAGAATGTGACACCCTTCTTGTTCAGCACAGTGTGAAGCAATCACCGTGTACTGCATGTACTCTGAGGCAAGCCTTAAGACTCATGTTGAGAAAGCACATTCACCCACACAGAAAGGGGACATAACACTAAGGGAAACCTGTTTAGCTTGCTGCGTAAAGGATGAAGATTGAGGAAGTCTCATTGTTTGCTGGCTGTGGAGTGcaaaaaagaagacaagaaaatcCACACAGCacataacattttatttcaagtgcTGGTTAAGTCCTTTTCACACTCCCACAGTTGTTGCTGATGACTGTGCCAAAAGGGCAAGCTGCCATATACAAGTGCATTACTTCCAGGACTCTTCATGCTGCTAGGATACTTGAAGTCCACAGAGTTGAGACTGGTTTGCAACCTTTGCGACATCATTAGCAGCCCGCACTTCACAATCCATGTTCATGATACATTTTTATCCTGAAGCCTAATAACCCATCACTCTCTTCAGCAAACATGGCACTAGAGATGGACTAGGAAAGGAGACTTCTCCTTCCTAGCAGGGAGCCCTTAAGCCACCATACCACAGACAAACCCCCTTCACCCAGTGCCACACCACTTTTTAGACAGGCTATGTCCTTTACTGTTGTAACAGGTGGAAGGCATTTATTTCCCTCACTCTCAACCAAACTGTTTTTAGCTACTGGAAGAGGGAATCTCAGCAAGGTTCTGAGCAAGGTTCTCCTGGAACAAACCTCCAGAAAGAAATGTGTTAGTCCCATTTCCCTCAAAGAACTAACATGGGACCCATAGATATGGCTACAACCCTTGatagaagaaacaaaaactatattggtaaaaataaaagcactgggtgaaagaagagaaagaaactgagTCAGAAGCTGAATTGAGCCAAGAAATTCACTAGGACAGCAATGAACTAACAAAGAGCTTGTGCAAGGCCTCAGAATAACCCTAATCCCATTATTCTTTATCTTGGAGTGTTTTCTGCAATACTTACATCCAAGTTCTGTAAACAATACCAGCAAAACGTGTGCTTGCAGTTCTTGCACATCATCTGAGCGCAGCCCTCATTTCGCTCAATATAAATTCGACAAACTGGGCACTGCTTAATTGGTGACTCTGTCTCTGCTCCAATAAGAAATCTAGAAAAGTAAGGAAACATTAAAGTGAGAGGTGAACATAACTGTTGTTATTCAAGTCCACTGCCTGATGTGTATTGTGCTTATTTTTCAGAGCATCTAATGTTGTCCTAACACATTCCATATAGGAAGCTTCTTATATTCAGTACAATACATTGAAGCACATTCACTACTAGGTGTAAGACTATTAATATCACATAAAAGTGAAAATCTCTGGCTTTGTTCCTTTATGCTATACAAAAATAACACCCACTACATCCACAGCTAATCACCTATACCATTAAAACTTAAGACTTTGTTACAGAGACTTTGCACAATTCATTTAACAGGACTTGATTATGCAACTCAGAGCACTGTCCTTGTCTGAATAAAATAGGCTTAAACTCCACCACAGCCAGAGATCAcagccagagaagaaaaatcatagCAAGGGCTTTTTGGCAACTCCTATTCAACGGAGTCTCTAGCAAGCAGAATACTCTAGGTTTTAAGTCtttcatttcttgaaaaaaaaaaaaaacaagacagaaaaaattgaATACATGACTCAACATAACCTgattctgaaaacaaagatgGATAGCCAAAGACATGACATAATTTAAACACAAAAGTCTCTCTTCTGTAGATTAATGTCTTTTACAACCTGATCTGTAGGTTGTTTGCACTTGGGGAAAATAACCATAAATCAGGCTTCTCACACCAAGTGAAATTTACACTCCGTGTAGGAGTTAAGGTTTTTTATGCAGAGATTCTATAAATATTAAGCATGGGTGATTTCTTAATCACAGCATAGGCAAAATTTGGATGCTGCAATATTGGTatagtggatttttttatatgGGCACAGGTCATAATTCTAGCATGTGAACAAAGCCTTTAGGCAGATTTAAAGTCCTGGAGGCCTTCAACCTTTCAGAAGTGTCAGTTGCAACCCAAGCTTGACAAGTACACAAGTAATACTAagtctaaaaaaataaaaattatcatttaAAGTCATTTAGACCGGAATTGTATTTAGGAAACACCAGGAGAGATGGACAGTCTCTGAGCTGAAACTGTGGATCTAGAAGGAAGCTGCTCCATGAACCTGACATGAGACCCTGTGATGAAAAGAACCGAAGGACTGCATGGCCATCGTGGATTCCCATCTTACCCCTGCTCTGCTGGTACCAGAGTAGTTTGGTTTTCCTGGCACAAGTGCTGCCCATGCCATGGCTCCTTGCAAGAGGAGCAGAAGGTCAGGTGGCAGGCAGGGCACTCCACCGGCACCGGTGCTCCTGACTCACTCGGTGCGATGTGGCACACTGTTTGGCAGTCGGCTGTGGGGCACCACGTTCTCTGAGGGTCCAAGTGGACTTCTGAAatgcaagagagagagaaatgaaactCTTTATACAGTCCCCTTCTTGTTCTAGTGACATGTGTCTAGGTATAcaacacccagctctgcacaaGGGTGTGGGAGCCAAAGCGCTCCGCACCCATGCCCATGGGCATTTGGGCCTTCTCTTCTTTAGTCAGGTCTGCATTTGTGCTGTGCTAAGCAGTTGCACTGAAAACATTGCAACAAGAGAAATACACTACACAGAATGtctttcttgcctttttatAGGGAGGTTCAAAACATGAACCTAATTGCTGCTTGCTGAGGAGCACGTGTTTTTTGTAACACAAGGCCACTCCATGTCTTTCACATGTGCAAGCCATGCAGTAACTTCCCCATAAACAGCAGAAGGACTGTAATTAAATTAATGTCAATTCACTTTCCATGCCTTATTTACTCTCCTCTATCTATAAACTGCAGTTAATATTCACTGTATCATATCATTACTATTTGTCTGCTTTCAGATTATTATAGGAGGCAAGATTCAGGGTGTAGACACTGAGTTACAGTCATTACTACATGGCAGAGAATGATAAATGTTGATCCTCTCTCTCACTTCCCAATCTTTATTTGAAGGAATTTGCAACAAAAACCCTGCTGGGACATCTCAATTCCATGCTACTCAATTCCATGAGATGCAGCTGAACACTCACACCCTGCAGAGCCTCCCCAAAAAAAGGCTGTCACACCTGCAGGAGCTACCTTgtccctcttccttccctgggagctCTCTGGTACcaccactgaaaataaattgatgGAGGGGATGTctctgaagtcagtggaaatCCTGACTCTGAGAAGGCAAAAGCCATTACAAGGTACCTCCAGCAGATAAAACTGGTTGTCCCACCTGAAACAACAAGCTGCACAAGGACCTCATATATATGTTCTCTGGAAAACTGTGCTGAAAGCACATATGGATGTTCACattctctggctgcaggacacaCAAGTACCTAGTGCTCTGACTTCAGGTAATTTCTGAGTCTGTGTCAGAGTGCCCCAACAGATGTAGAGAATTTCTAATCTATGCAGAGGTTGTCACCTACAATTTAAGCAGTGACAGCAGAACACCTGTACCATCTACCTTTGGCCATTTCACAGATCTACTTGCATTCTTCTCTCTTACTGTCTTGCACATGCTTTCTTCAcctcccaaaacaaacaaacattttggtTTCTACTGAATGAAAGCAAGAACTAGTTAGTTCTCAGCTTCATAAGTAGGGACAAGAGAGCCATGACCAAACAAGTAACTTTTCATATTTACATACTTTTAAAAGGTAATGTCCTGACtgagaaatctttatttttctaggTTCCTTTGGTGTCTCTTAACCCCTGAACTGGGTAAGACTGTGGCCTAGTACTTGCTATTGCACTTAATCTTTCACATGACAGGTTCTGCatgttttctgttgaaaattcagctttggAAACCTAAATTCTCCTATCCTGTTTTTGGGTGAGAGACAGAATGTCTGGTTTCATTTTGACATCATTGGGAGGAAGGGAGTTGGGTTGTAAACCTGTTTTCTACAAATTTGTTGCAGCAAGATGTAATGCATGAGATGAAactccctcctctcccacttCCTCCATTTTACAAAGAACCTACAGATGGTGTTTTGCAATCCCTGCTGTCTCATACTGTTTGGTTTACCATAGAGTACAAGCGAAACcagaaaaaacctaaaaaggCATagccaaaaaaagggaaagaggcCATCATCCTGCTCTGGCAAGTTGCTCCATCTCTTGGTTAGGGCCATTTCTCTCCCAAGCCTTTCCCCTGCTTTCCTGCAGCCAGTTCAGCCACAATTCCCGCCATTCTCAGGAGGAAAGCCTTCCCAAACAGTGCCAGTTTTGGGCAGGGATCTGGCCAGTTTTCATAAAACATGCGAGCAAGCAGGTGAGATGTGTGGGTGGCAGACAGGGGGGAATGCAGCAccctgaagaaaataatttctggctCAGAAGAGGTACTCACTGAAAGGATAAGACTATGACTGTATTTTGCAGAAATCTCCATTTTAAATGACTGCTTTTGAGTTAGGCATAAAATGGAGATTCTCTTCATCTACCACTCAGCCCACTGAGTAACTgtcacagaaacaaacacaatgCATGTGCCCTAACCACCTACCATTCCTCAATTTCTTTACCTCCTTTGACTACATGAACCCCAGCTTAAATAGACATAGagcaatttctgtttcttctaaTAACTATGCTTCACAGAAGCTCTGTGGCTTGGCCCTGACTGGATGTGGAGAAGttacagagatgaaaaaaaaaaaaaaaatcttgtttttaaaagcacatcTGCATTCTAAGAACGCAAAAACCACAAGAGAATAGCATATTGTCGGTGCATCTATTATTAAACTTAAGAATTGTCTATAGATACACCATTCTATACCAATTACTTCTCACTATGTTTTCACACAATATTATTGgcccattaaaaaaagaaagccatgAAATTGAGAAGAAATATATTCTATTAACATAGCTAGCACAGATGGGGGATAGGGGTAATAGCTGTCGGATGTATAAGTCCTTCTTGGGGGCATTccaaattttccttaaaattcatcttaaaatggaaaatgtctGAAAGGGCTATAGCAGTCACTTGAAGATCAGGAAGGAGTCTCTGGGCAGATTCTGGGTCAGAATTCGTCCCATGCAGATGCCATCAGGGAGGTCTATTGCTAGTTTCAGAAAAAGAGTGTTGGACCAGGGCAGGCAGGCCTTGCCAGGTAAGGCTCAGGTCTGAGAATAGAGCTCCAGGCCAGCAGAAGCTAATAAGCCAAGTCCTACTGACGAGTGCAGAAAGGTCAGCCTTGGGGACAGTACTAAATCCAAGATAGGCAAAAGGCCTTGGCTAGGGCTGGGATTAGTGCTGGGTGTCCAGGTCAGAGCTTTAGCTAGCAGGAATCATTGTTCCCAGACATCACTAAGCTGGATTTATTGCTGGGGCCAAAAGAGCTACGTCTAAGTCTGCTGCTTGGACGCCAGTTTTATCATAAAGGAGCAAGGACAGATCTTAGAATCATAATGATGAGCTATAGCAGAGGGGGAAGAGGATGTGTCAGACTtaggcaagaaagaaaaggaaaggaggattttaaaaacagacaagTCTCAGGCTTCTCTGTGTGGGAGGCagtataaaaagaaagaaaaaaaaaagatgtaacaGTGAGTTGGACAAAAGATCACGAGTTCAGCTTTGGCTAGTTACAGAGGAGGAGATAGAAGGAAACAAATAGTTTCAGAGTCTTCAGTTAAAAAGGGTTTTACATAAAACAGATTAATATATTGCAAGAGTCTCTTTTTCTTAACCCTTTAATATGGTGATTTAACAAGTTCTGAGTTCCATTGTCTGGGACTGTAGACAAGCCACTGATTAGCTTATGAACTGGAGAGACTTTGTAAGGAATTAAGAATAAACAAGAAGGtgggaaaacaagagaaagaaataaaaactgaaagcaaggtttgggatttttttttccttttttttttttttttttttttttttttttttttttttttttacctgagtGCCTGAAAACCATAGCTACAATCTGCATTTAGCCATAAACTCTAGGGCATATTggagtatttttcagtttttgtacTTCGTGGTCATTCACAAGGACTCATGTCAGATGAGATTCTGTAAAAACCTGTATATTCTTCTATCCGACCAACTTTTCAAATACATTACTTTGCCTAATTTTTAAAGAGCCCTGCATTATCTTACACAATCCACTGCATCTAAGCAGGCATGCAGAGCAAGAATATAAATACAGTCTTTCAAGGAAAGTTTGAGAACAGGCAGAGTGGGGCAGTGTCTCAGACACACCACTCTGCACACTACCACACACTGAGTTCTTTGAAAAGCACTGCACCTTCCAGCTGAAAATTTCAAGCTGGTGACAGAGTCTTTAAAATCAGGAATGGGATCTCATCTTTCTAACTAGCAAGTTTCTTCTTCAGCCTTGGCAAGGAATCATGTCTTGATTCAGAAATGTGACCTCTGGGCATAGGAAAGCTTTGCCTCAGTGAGACCTTCAGTTCAAACCTCATTGTAAAGTAGGCCTTCCTCAGGAAGGAGGGGACCTACTAAtccttgggaagaaaaattctgCTAGATGAACACACATGAGGCTTTTACATAAGCAAAGCTATTTTGCAGGGATGCTTGCAAAAATTCAcactgcatttcaaaatatgtGTCTCCCAGAAGCTCTGAAGATCCCTATGGATGTGTAAAATATACTGTGTGCCCTAGCCTGCACCAGCCTCTGGCACCTTGACAAGTTCTACCAGCACAAACACCTCAAGGACTGAAGATGAACATGCCATCAGAAGAACAATGGAGCCTCAGACCCAAAGTCTGAGAGTGTTGCCCAGAAGCTTGAGTAAAAGTCTGATAATTCATTAAGATGCTGCTTTTTTGATTCTGCAAAACAGAGAATTTCAAATTTGTCTGTGGAGCACAGCCAGACCTAGCGACTGCTCTTAAACTATTTCAAAGCAAAGACATCTTCTTGGTCTCTCCCTTAACTGACTCAACAGGCTCTGTCTCTGCTGTATGTAACAGTGGTGGCTCCACTGACAAAAGAGACGGTAATACAAACAAAAAGGTCCACACCTCGTTCAAACTTCAGCCTCTTGTATAACTCAAACTGGTCAACAGGAACCAAACAGGcaatctgaaatgaaaaatacacaaaatatgCATTAGGAATACAGACTTTAAAAAGTTAATAAGCACTATGTTCTACACATCTGCTTTCCTGAACTGGCTATCAAATTGACCTTTTTGTTCCTGCTTGCTTTCTGTACCACGTTCCCCCATACCCTGACTTCTTctccaaaacttaaaaaaaatagttcctAACCTCTCCTATTTCAGCCACACAACCCAGCAGTTCAGTCCATATCTTTCTTACCATGCACACAAAAACCT contains:
- the RNF144B gene encoding E3 ubiquitin-protein ligase RNF144B; this encodes MGSAGTACPHTMTADKSEAGELALEPLLTCKLCLCEYSLDKMTTLQECSCIFCTVCLKQYMELAIQEGCGSPITCPDMVCLNHGTLQEAEIACLVPVDQFELYKRLKFEREVHLDPQRTWCPTADCQTVCHIAPSESGAPVPVECPACHLTFCSSCKEPWHGQHLCQENQTTLVPAEQGFLIGAETESPIKQCPVCRIYIERNEGCAQMMCKNCKHTFCWYCLQNLDNDIFLRHYDRGPCRNKLGHSRASVMWNRTQVVGILVGLGIIALVTSPLLLVASPCIICCICKSCRNKKKKHSLPTT